A single region of the Silene latifolia isolate original U9 population chromosome 8, ASM4854445v1, whole genome shotgun sequence genome encodes:
- the LOC141595427 gene encoding uncharacterized protein LOC141595427 — MGSFFTWNNKQEIRSRVYSRLDTALINEEWSKGMPDMYAHFLPEGTFDHTPCIMKSSGQGGTQSKPFKYFNMCGKAAAYLPLLAGWWDQHIQGTKMYRVVKKLKFLKPQFRRYNKDHFSDIENNTGIALKNLKYVQSQIAANPGNIFWMEKEQATTAEYKELNGACTQYLSQKAKAAWIKDGDYYYKELLGTEVVTEHVNAYIIRKGKTCTDAHWGILMQPHKAHGPDGYSSAFFKDSWSIIGDEVCAAVLDVFKTGKLLKQLNATILTLIPKCKMPTHVTQYRPIACCNVLYKSISKIICTRLAGVLLDLISLNQEGFIKGRSIIETSCWQFLGEILEAFHFPPYFRSLVMECVSSSTFSVAINGDTFGFFHGRRGLRHGDPMSPLLFTLCMEYLSRILKCATEKLKFTYHLMCKQLK; from the exons ATGGGGTCTTTTTTTACTTGGAATAATAAACAGGAAATAAGGTCAAGAGTTTATAGCAGATTAGATACAGCCCTTATTAATGAAGAATGGAGTAAGGGTATGCCTGATATGTATGCTCATTTCTTGCCAGAGGGGACATTTGATCACACTCCTTGTATTATGAAAAGCTCTGGTCAGGGTGGCACACAAAGCAAGCCATTCAAATATTTCAATATGTGTGGGAAGGCAGCAGCTTATCTTCCTTTGCTAGCTGGATGGTGGGACCAACATATTCAGGGTACCAAAATGTATAGAGTTGTGAAGAAACTAAAGTTTCTAAAACCTCAGTTCAGGAGATATAATAAGGATCATTTTTCTGATATTGAGAACAATACTGGGATAGCTTTGAAAAATCTGAAGTATGTGCAATCTCAAATTGCTGCTAATCCTGGTAATATCTTCTGGATGGAGAAAGAGCAGGCTACCACTGCTGAATACAAGGAACTTAATGGGGCTTGTACACAATATTTGAGCCAGAAAGCTAAGGCAGCTTGGATTAAGGATGGAGATT ACTACTATAAAGAGTTGCTGGGGACTGAGGTAGTTACTGAACATGTGAATGCTTACATTATCAGGAAAGGAAAGACTTGCACTGATGCACATTGGGGGATTCTGATGCAACCT CATAAAGCTCATGGGCCTGATGGATACTCCAGTGCCTTCTTCAAGGATTCCTGGAGCATTATTGGGGATGAAGTGTGTGCAGCAGTTCTAGATGTTTTTAAAACTGGCAAACTCCTTAAGCAGTTAAATGCTACTATCTTGACTTTAATACCTAAGTGCAAAATGCCTACTCATGTTACTCAGTATAGGCCAATTGCCTGTTGCAATGTCTTATACAAGAGTATTTCCAAGATCATTTGCACTAGGCTTGCTGGAGTGTTGCTTGATTTAATAAGTTTAAATCAAGAAGGGTTCATTAAAGGTAGAAGCATCATTGAAACATCTTG TTGGCAGTTCTTAGGTGAGATTCTTGAGGCTTTTCATTTCCCTCCTTACTTTAGAAGCTTAGTGATGGAGTGTGTTAGTAGTTCTACTTTCTCAGTTGCTATAAATGGAGATACTTTTGGATTCTTTCATGGGAGAAGAGGATTAAGGCATGGGGATCCAATGTCTCCTCTTTTGTTCACATTGTGTATGGAGTACTTGAGTAGAATACTCAAGTGTGCTACTGAGAAGCTCAAGTTTACCTATCATCTTATGTGTAAACAACTGAAATGA